The Caballeronia sp. Lep1P3 genome window below encodes:
- the bioF gene encoding 8-amino-7-oxononanoate synthase: protein MNGTTQALFDTLNQGLADIDARGLRRRRRIIDGANSAHMTVDGRELVGFASNDYLGLAAHEAIRAALAEGASLYGAGSGGSHLLGGHSRAHAQVEDDLAAFAGGFVDDARALYFSTGYMANLAVLSTLAGRGTLVFSDALNHASLIDGVRLSRAQTQIYPHADMTALDAMLDASRDETATKLIVTDTVFSMDGDIAPLARLVELAEEYGAWLVVDDAHGFGVLGPQGRGALAHLALRSPHLVYVGTLGKAAGVAGAFVAAHASVIEWLVQRARPYVFTTASPPAVAHAVSASLKIIASDEGDARRAHLGSLIATTRAMLKRTRWLPVDSETAVQPLVIGGNDETLQIAAALDKHGLWVPAIRPPTVPQGTSRLRISLSAAHNEDDLARLDHALNTL from the coding sequence ATGAACGGGACAACGCAGGCGCTTTTCGACACGCTGAATCAGGGCTTGGCCGATATCGACGCACGCGGCTTGCGCCGTCGCCGCAGAATCATCGACGGCGCGAATTCCGCGCACATGACGGTCGATGGCCGCGAGCTCGTCGGCTTCGCGAGCAACGACTATCTCGGACTCGCCGCGCACGAAGCGATCCGCGCGGCGCTGGCCGAAGGCGCGTCGCTGTACGGCGCGGGCAGCGGCGGCTCGCACTTGCTGGGCGGCCATTCGCGCGCGCACGCGCAAGTCGAGGACGACCTCGCCGCGTTCGCGGGCGGCTTCGTCGACGATGCGCGCGCGCTCTACTTCAGCACCGGCTACATGGCGAATCTCGCCGTGCTGTCGACGCTTGCCGGGCGCGGCACGCTCGTGTTTTCGGACGCGCTGAATCATGCGTCGCTGATCGACGGCGTGCGGCTTTCGCGCGCGCAGACGCAGATTTATCCGCACGCGGACATGACCGCGCTCGACGCCATGCTCGACGCATCGCGCGATGAAACCGCGACGAAGCTCATCGTCACCGACACCGTGTTCAGCATGGACGGCGACATCGCGCCGCTCGCGCGCCTCGTCGAACTGGCGGAAGAGTACGGCGCGTGGCTCGTCGTCGACGACGCGCACGGCTTCGGCGTGCTCGGCCCGCAAGGACGCGGCGCGCTCGCGCACCTGGCGCTGCGCTCGCCGCATCTCGTCTATGTCGGCACGCTCGGCAAGGCGGCGGGCGTCGCGGGCGCGTTCGTCGCGGCGCACGCGAGCGTCATCGAATGGCTCGTGCAGCGCGCGCGGCCCTATGTCTTCACGACGGCCTCGCCGCCTGCGGTCGCGCATGCGGTGTCCGCGAGCCTGAAGATCATCGCGAGCGACGAAGGCGATGCGCGCCGCGCGCATCTCGGCTCGCTCATCGCCACCACGCGCGCGATGTTGAAACGCACGCGCTGGCTTCCGGTCGATTCGGAGACCGCCGTGCAGCCGCTCGTCATCGGCGGCAACGATGAAACGCTGCAAATCGCCGCCGCCCTCGACAAGCACGGTCTCTGGGTGCCCGCGATTCGCCCGCCGACGGTTCCGCAAGGCACCTCGCGTTTGCGCATTTCGCTTTCCGCCGCGCATAACGAGGACGATCTCGCGCGGCTCGATCATGCTCTGAACACGCTATGA
- the bioD gene encoding dethiobiotin synthase, translating into MTALSFFVAGTDTEIGKTFVSCALLHGFARANLRAAAMKPIASGAAVRDGALHNEDADQLDAAANVALPPEIRTPFMMREPIAPHIAAAREGIALDIGRIVDAHRVASTRADIVVVEGVGGFRVPLDDAHDTADLAVALGLPVVLVVGVRLGCISHALLTVEAIASRGLRLAGWVANRVDPDMLYPDENIATLTKRIDAPLLGVIPHLAHRDAARAADHLDARLLLDTLHLKD; encoded by the coding sequence ATGACCGCTCTATCCTTTTTCGTTGCCGGCACCGATACGGAGATCGGCAAGACCTTCGTTTCGTGCGCGCTGCTTCACGGCTTCGCGCGCGCGAACCTCCGCGCCGCCGCGATGAAGCCGATCGCCTCGGGCGCGGCCGTCCGCGATGGCGCGCTTCACAACGAAGACGCCGATCAGCTCGACGCCGCCGCCAACGTCGCGCTGCCGCCCGAGATTCGCACGCCGTTCATGATGCGCGAGCCGATCGCGCCGCACATCGCGGCGGCGCGCGAAGGCATCGCGCTCGATATCGGGCGCATCGTGGACGCGCATCGCGTGGCATCGACGCGCGCGGATATCGTCGTGGTGGAAGGCGTCGGCGGCTTTCGCGTGCCGCTCGACGACGCGCACGACACCGCCGATCTCGCCGTCGCGCTCGGCTTGCCGGTAGTGCTCGTCGTCGGCGTGCGGCTCGGCTGCATCAGCCATGCGCTTCTGACCGTCGAAGCGATTGCATCGCGCGGGCTGCGGCTCGCGGGCTGGGTCGCCAATCGCGTCGATCCGGACATGCTCTATCCCGACGAGAACATCGCGACGCTCACGAAACGCATCGACGCGCCGCTTCTCGGCGTCATTCCTCATCTCGCACATCGCGATGCAGCGCGCGCCGCCGATCATCTCGACGCGCGCCTTCTGCTCGACACGCTTCATCTCAAGGACTGA
- the bioB gene encoding biotin synthase BioB — translation MTQTITAETTQSIHAHAQTPARWRVADVVALYELPFNDLLYRAQTVHREHFDPNAVQLSTLLSIKTGGCEEDCAYCPQSVHHETGVKADKLMEVDAVLKAAETAKANGATRFCMGAAWRNPKDRHLEPIKDMIRGVKAMGLETCVTLGMLEAHQAQSLRDAGLDYYNHNLDTSPEFYGQIISTRTYQDRLDTLEHVRDAGINVCCGGIVGMGESRRERAGLISQLANMEPYPESVPINNLVQVAGTPLTGTEALDPFEFVRTIAVARITMPKAMVRLSAGREQMDEALQALCFAAGANSIFYGDQLLTTSNPQAEADRKLIERLGMRAEAAQDTAKREAACGCGN, via the coding sequence ATGACGCAGACCATCACTGCGGAAACCACGCAATCCATTCACGCTCATGCACAGACGCCCGCGCGCTGGCGTGTCGCGGATGTCGTCGCGCTCTACGAACTGCCGTTCAACGATCTGCTTTATCGCGCGCAGACGGTGCATCGCGAACACTTCGATCCGAACGCGGTGCAGCTTTCCACGCTGCTCTCGATCAAGACCGGCGGCTGCGAGGAAGACTGCGCGTATTGCCCGCAGTCCGTGCATCACGAAACAGGCGTGAAGGCCGACAAGCTGATGGAAGTCGATGCCGTGCTGAAGGCCGCCGAAACCGCGAAGGCCAACGGCGCGACGCGCTTTTGCATGGGCGCGGCGTGGCGCAATCCGAAGGATCGCCATCTCGAGCCGATCAAGGACATGATTCGCGGCGTGAAGGCGATGGGCCTCGAAACCTGCGTGACGCTCGGCATGCTGGAGGCGCATCAGGCGCAATCCCTGCGCGATGCCGGCCTCGATTACTACAACCATAACCTCGACACGTCGCCCGAGTTCTACGGCCAGATCATCTCGACGCGCACGTATCAGGATCGGCTCGACACGCTCGAACATGTGCGCGACGCGGGCATCAACGTGTGCTGCGGCGGGATCGTGGGCATGGGCGAATCGCGGCGCGAGCGCGCGGGGCTGATCTCGCAGCTCGCGAACATGGAGCCGTATCCGGAGTCGGTGCCGATCAACAATCTCGTGCAGGTCGCGGGCACGCCGCTCACCGGCACCGAGGCGCTCGATCCGTTCGAGTTCGTCCGCACGATCGCGGTCGCGCGCATCACGATGCCGAAGGCGATGGTGCGTCTTTCGGCAGGCCGCGAACAGATGGACGAGGCGTTGCAGGCGCTGTGCTTCGCGGCGGGCGCGAACTCGATCTTCTACGGCGACCAGTTGCTCACGACGAGCAATCCGCAAGCGGAAGCGGATCGCAAACTGATCGAGCGGCTCGGCATGCGCGCGGAAGCGGCGCAGGACACGGCTAAACGCGAAGCGGCTTGCGGCTGCGGGAATTAA
- a CDS encoding sulfate ABC transporter substrate-binding protein encodes MAAYKKLALAACAALNMTAGAAHADTTLLNVSYDVTRELYKDIDAAFVSDYKKRTGETVSVRQSHGASSAQALSVMQGLQADVVTMNQPNDIDLLAQRGQLVPANWRTRLPNGSAPYTTTMVFLVRHGNPKHINDWSDLARPGVQAIIANPKTSGNGRYTYLAAWGYKKQQGATDAQAQDFEKAIFANVPVLDTGGRGATTTFTQRGIGDVLVTFENEVGLIEAGAGAKDFDAVYPSSSLLAEPPVSIVDKVVDKRGTRKQAQAYLDFLYGPAAQEIIAQHHLRPRNADVLAKHASEFKPLKTFTVEQVFGNWQKAQQTHFADGGTFDQVIAERK; translated from the coding sequence ATGGCGGCATACAAGAAGCTCGCGCTCGCCGCGTGCGCGGCGTTGAACATGACGGCGGGCGCGGCCCATGCGGACACGACCCTGCTCAACGTCTCCTATGACGTCACGCGCGAGCTGTACAAGGACATCGATGCAGCGTTCGTCTCCGACTACAAGAAGCGCACCGGCGAAACCGTGTCGGTGCGGCAGTCGCATGGGGCATCGAGCGCGCAGGCGTTATCGGTGATGCAGGGACTTCAGGCCGATGTCGTCACGATGAATCAGCCGAACGACATCGACCTTCTCGCGCAACGCGGCCAGCTCGTGCCCGCGAACTGGCGCACGCGCCTGCCGAACGGCAGCGCGCCGTACACCACGACGATGGTCTTTCTCGTGCGCCACGGCAACCCGAAGCACATCAACGACTGGAGCGATCTCGCGCGGCCCGGCGTGCAGGCGATCATCGCGAACCCGAAGACATCGGGCAATGGGCGCTACACGTATCTCGCCGCGTGGGGCTACAAGAAGCAGCAGGGCGCGACCGATGCGCAGGCGCAGGACTTCGAGAAAGCGATCTTCGCGAACGTGCCGGTGCTCGACACGGGCGGGCGCGGCGCGACGACGACGTTCACGCAGCGCGGAATCGGCGACGTGCTCGTCACGTTCGAGAACGAAGTCGGCCTGATCGAAGCCGGCGCGGGCGCGAAGGATTTCGACGCGGTGTATCCGTCATCGAGCCTGCTCGCGGAGCCGCCGGTCTCGATCGTCGACAAAGTGGTCGACAAGCGCGGCACGCGCAAGCAGGCGCAGGCGTATCTCGACTTTCTCTATGGACCAGCGGCGCAGGAGATCATCGCGCAGCATCACTTGCGCCCGCGCAACGCGGACGTGCTCGCGAAGCACGCGAGCGAGTTCAAGCCTTTGAAGACGTTCACGGTGGAACAGGTGTTCGGCAACTGGCAGAAAGCGCAGCAGACGCATTTCGCCGATGGCGGAACGTTCGATCAGGTGATCGCGGAGCGCAAGTAA
- a CDS encoding alpha/beta hydrolase yields the protein MNDIDYPSGRPVLVTVPGLHGSEGAHWQSWLERQYTESSRVEQADWDAPDLDTWASAVSARLDALRRPVVLAAHSFGCFAAAHALLRAQANASTGTGTHARMLKQVVGVLFVAPASPDKFRLAGRLEPARLRVPSILVGSETDPWMPAHQARDLAQRLGSAFVNFGDAGHINTAAGFGPWPHAKYLVDTLSHHAAPAAPARDTEDAFLREHAYG from the coding sequence ATGAACGACATCGACTATCCATCGGGCAGGCCTGTGCTCGTCACCGTGCCGGGGCTGCACGGCAGCGAAGGCGCGCATTGGCAAAGCTGGCTCGAGCGGCAATACACGGAGTCGTCGCGCGTCGAACAGGCCGACTGGGACGCGCCGGATCTTGACACGTGGGCGAGCGCGGTGAGCGCACGGCTCGATGCGCTGCGCCGGCCCGTCGTGCTCGCGGCGCATAGCTTCGGCTGTTTCGCGGCCGCGCATGCGCTCCTGCGCGCGCAGGCGAACGCAAGCACGGGCACGGGCACCCACGCACGCATGCTCAAGCAAGTGGTCGGCGTGCTGTTCGTCGCGCCTGCAAGCCCGGACAAGTTTCGCCTCGCGGGACGTTTGGAGCCGGCGCGTCTTCGCGTACCGTCGATTCTCGTCGGCAGCGAGACCGATCCGTGGATGCCCGCGCATCAGGCACGCGATCTCGCGCAGCGTCTGGGCAGCGCGTTCGTGAATTTCGGCGATGCCGGGCACATCAACACGGCTGCGGGCTTCGGACCGTGGCCGCATGCGAAGTATCTCGTCGACACGCTCTCGCACCATGCAGCGCCCGCAGCGCCCGCGCGCGACACGGAAGACGCGTTCCTGCGCGAACATGCGTATGGCTGA
- a CDS encoding VOC family protein: MSDLPDESADRFQHADHSRTQRTLQPFHLAFPVTSLEFARAFYGELLGCPEGRSSPDWVDFDFFGHQLVAHLSPDEARPAAKNDVDGDAVPVRHFGVVLSMSDWHALAERLQGVGTKFIIEPHVRFKGEVGEQATMFFLDPCGNALEFKAFNDIGQLFAK, translated from the coding sequence ATGTCCGATCTGCCCGACGAATCCGCCGACCGCTTCCAGCACGCGGATCATTCCAGAACGCAGCGCACGCTGCAGCCGTTTCATCTCGCGTTTCCCGTCACGAGCCTCGAGTTCGCCCGCGCCTTTTACGGCGAACTGCTCGGCTGTCCGGAAGGCCGCAGTTCGCCCGACTGGGTCGATTTCGACTTCTTCGGCCATCAGCTCGTCGCGCATCTGTCGCCGGACGAGGCGCGTCCCGCCGCGAAGAACGACGTGGACGGCGACGCCGTTCCCGTGCGTCACTTCGGCGTCGTGCTTTCCATGAGCGACTGGCACGCGCTCGCCGAGCGTCTGCAGGGCGTCGGCACGAAGTTCATCATCGAGCCGCATGTGCGCTTCAAGGGCGAAGTCGGCGAGCAGGCCACCATGTTCTTCCTCGATCCATGCGGCAACGCGCTGGAATTCAAGGCGTTCAACGACATCGGCCAGCTCTTCGCCAAATGA
- a CDS encoding glyoxylate/hydroxypyruvate reductase A, with product MKIIFYEKNTDTGAWLRNFARELPEADVRVWEPGDTAPADYAVVWRAPRELFAHRPDLKAVFNLGAGVDAILDAERKEPGTLPRNAMLVRLEDSGMARQMVEYASYAVLRYMRRLDEYEALQREGRWEKLTQHARRDFTVGVLGLGVLGGEVARGLLALGVPVRGFSRTPKTIEGVDVYAGPERFDAFLDGAKMLINLLPHTPDTEGVLNARTFGRLAHGAYLVNVARGAHLVDDDLIAALDSGQLAAAMLDVFHTEPLPQAHPFWQHPRVSVTPHVSAETLREESVVQIAAKIRALARGEAISGIVDIARGY from the coding sequence ATGAAGATCATCTTCTACGAGAAGAACACGGACACCGGCGCGTGGCTGCGCAATTTCGCGCGCGAGCTGCCGGAAGCCGACGTGCGCGTCTGGGAACCGGGCGACACCGCGCCCGCCGATTACGCCGTCGTCTGGCGCGCGCCGCGCGAGTTGTTCGCGCATCGCCCGGATCTGAAGGCCGTGTTCAATCTCGGCGCGGGCGTCGATGCGATTCTCGATGCCGAACGCAAGGAGCCGGGCACGCTGCCGCGAAACGCGATGCTCGTGCGCCTCGAAGACAGCGGCATGGCGCGGCAGATGGTCGAATACGCGAGCTATGCGGTGCTGCGCTACATGCGCCGCCTCGACGAATATGAAGCGCTGCAACGCGAAGGCCGCTGGGAAAAGCTGACGCAGCACGCGCGCCGGGATTTCACGGTAGGCGTGCTGGGTCTCGGCGTGCTGGGCGGCGAAGTGGCGCGCGGCCTGCTTGCGCTCGGCGTGCCGGTGCGCGGGTTCAGCCGCACGCCGAAGACGATCGAAGGCGTCGACGTGTACGCGGGTCCGGAACGTTTCGATGCGTTCCTCGATGGCGCGAAAATGCTCATCAACCTGCTGCCGCATACGCCGGACACCGAAGGCGTGCTGAACGCGCGCACATTCGGCAGGCTTGCGCACGGCGCGTATCTGGTGAACGTCGCGCGCGGCGCGCATCTCGTCGATGACGATCTCATCGCGGCGCTCGATAGCGGACAGCTCGCCGCCGCGATGCTCGACGTGTTCCACACCGAGCCGCTGCCGCAGGCGCATCCGTTCTGGCAGCATCCGCGCGTCAGCGTGACGCCGCACGTTTCCGCCGAAACGCTGCGCGAAGAGAGCGTCGTGCAGATCGCCGCGAAGATCAGGGCGCTCGCGCGCGGCGAAGCCATCAGCGGCATCGTGGATATCGCGCGCGGTTACTGA